GCATTCTGGGACACTTCCCAAGTAATCGGGTCACAAAAGGGTGACGTCGGTCAGGTGTACTGTGAGTATTGCAGCCTGTGATGTCATTCCTGTTTTAACAGTTCACACCAGAATGACTATTTCAGACCGAGGCCTACGCTAAAAGCAACTTAGTGAACTAATATCAACCTTGTTCCTGCTTTCAGAGGCAAGCCTTTATGCACCAGACCAAGTGCGTATGCCAGACCACGGAGATTACATTGAAGTCTACGTCTCGGCCATGGAGCATCCAGGACAGTTCTGGTTGCAGTTGTTAACGACAAGCTCAGCGCGGTTAGACCGCCTCGTAGACACTATGACCACTTTCTATGATGATCCCGAATCAATTCAGGTCAGGTTTGATTTTGTGCAAATTGCTTTAGACGAAAAAAACAGACTGCCCAAATTCAAAACAACAGCCAATTAGTCTCGAGCCCAGCATTCAACCAATACATTGTGCCAAATGTGTGGAGTTTCAGCATTAGCATGCGTGTCAAGAAAAATGACATCACAGAGCTAttttcaattccagtgtctTGTCATATTCCCTCTTCTTGATTCTAGTACGCCAAGGTGATCCACTTTAACCCTCTTCTTGATTCTAGTACGCCAAGGTGATCCACTTTAACCCTCTTCTTGATTCTAGTACGCCAAGGTGATCCACTTTAACCCTCTTCTTTATTCTAGTACGCCAAGGTGATCCACTTTAACGAAGGTGATATTGTCGCTGCCCCCTTCCCATATGACAGCTCCTGGTACCGCGCCCGTATCACTAAGACACCTGAGGGTGACGACATAGACTTGTTCTATGTGGACTATGGTGATACTGGCACCGTTCACAAGGAGAAAATACGACAAATAAGGTGAGTCTGTGACGAGCTGATTTACTCAAACAAATGTGGTATGATCATAAAATTTGGGTGAACAGCTCTCTAACAGTGATCGTATTGATCAATAGGTAACCGACTATGCCACCGAATGATAACGTAGGGCTACAATAGCGGTCGATCTGAGAATATAAGACAAGTGAGCTTCTCGGATAATTGGGCATGTCAGTAAATGTTGATGCTTTGACCTAATTATTCTCTTTCCAGGAGTGATTTTCTTAGTCTTCCTTTCCAAGCAGTCGAGGTTTGCCTCGACAATGTGACCTCTCGAGACGAGCAATGGTCAGAGGAATCGTTAGACTTATTTGAAGAGATCACTGCACCGGGAAAATGGAAAACGTTAATGGCACGCACAAAAAGTTTTAAAGGGACGAAAAACGGTTCTATACCATGTGTGGAGTTAGTCGACACTAATGGTTCTGAGGTAAGATTATAGGTGGCGTTCTCTCATTGATTGACAGAAACCTGAATCAATGTTGTGGTTCTGAGGTAAGACTATAGGTGGTGTTCTCTCATTGATTGAAAGAAACCTGAATCAGTGTTTGTTTACTATCTGTTTCACTTTTCAATTGCTTCCTTATTTGTTGATATCAAGATGTAAACACAGCACGCGGACAGATTCTCGATTTGCTCTCTCTGATGAGCTGGGACAAATCAGATACATCCAGTCTAGTTTAAAAATGTGACACAGGTGGAGCTGCTGATTACAATGTCAccattttcatatttgattgTTTCAGGACGTATACATAGCacagaaacttgttgatttgggATTTGGCGTCTTTGATGAACCAGCCAAGAGTGCTGATACGTCCACTGTAGTTGAGAATGGTGACACAGGGGGAGCCACTGAAGAGGTAGAAACGAGCACGGTAGATTTCAGTACCGCTGAAAGTGAGTGCTTGCCACGCCTGCTTTTCTTGTAGTTAGAGGACAGTGATTGGTCAGAGTCTGGCCGGACATCATTACACTGCGTTTTGAGAAAACAAATCTGAATTTGCCACAAAGAAAATGATGATGGGTAGCCTCAGAATGTgcttgagagctttccaactcATGTCAGCtgattgttttcatattctaaaAATTGATGGAAGCATTTCTTGTCCCAAGCTTGGCAATGGAGATGTACCATGATAACATCGTCCTGGATCCAGGACAGGATCCAGGACGATGCTAACTTATCAAACCATGTCAGAGTTGATGTCAGGCTCTGAACAGTTACTGTAACCATGTCAGAGTTGATGTCAGGCTCTGAACAGTTACTGTAACCATGTCAGAGTTGATGTCAGGCTCTGAACAGTTACTGTAACGTGAAGGTGGGCCTCGAGTTATTTACATCGCTGATGATTCATTCTGCTATCATCGCGTTCACCCTGTCTTGGCCCACCATGTGTTGTCTGTCTGCTGGCTAACTGTCCTTGTCTTGTCAGACTAACCAGCTTAGCTTGATTACTTGGGCTTCATTCATTCCCTTGCTTTAATAAAGCTTCATTCTAAGTGTcctgttttcatttcatcattctTGTTTATGTTGATATCTTGGCATTCGAATGTTCCTTTAAGCTTTATTTTGGTGATGATCAGTGGGGGAATTGTATCTGGTTGTCATGGACTTTAGACCCAGCGGATCAGCTCTATGTCCATGGTGAATACCTTTCCTGAGATTGGGGACTTTCTATATTTGGCAAGATGTTGGTTTTGGGTGGTTGTGGGTCTTCTCCAGTATGGATTAAAGACAGTACACTTGGTGATATGTTGTGTGGCTTGGATATGGTAAAGTAAGGTCCCTTCAGAGAAAAGAGAAGAAATTGTTCATTGCTGGTTATTGAACCTCAGAAACTTTGGTGACTAATTCAATGTCTCAAGGTCAATTCTTCATCACAGTGATGTTTCTGCTTCTACAATGAGAAAGAAAGCAACACCCTGTATTACCTCTCTACGGACCGTGTCTGCCTTATCTAATAAGCTCTGTCAGATGAGCATGAATCCATAACAAAACCTTCTTCAATGAGCTGATGACTCAGAAATGGGAGGTCAGCACCTCTGTTGACGAAGTCTTTACGAGATGTTATTGTGTTGATGTTAAGCCACCACACGCTGCATTCcttccaggaatgttgatgttTCTTTGCACCTAAAGTTTAAATCTTTGATTGAATGCCAAGCCATTGTTGTATGTTTTCTGTAGTAACCTCTCCATTACTTGCAGGTCACCGTCATGCATTCCGTGTAAGTTTGAGATTTAGATTCGGTTGGGTGCCTAACCTTGATTTTGTCCCGGGATGCCTGCAGAAAAGTGTTGTATGGTGCATGACATGGGAGAGGGTGTTGGGCTGCCTTACCGATGCTACATGGATGTTTTTGTCATAAGAGATGACGGCATCAGTAACAAAGTGTTGTTCACGATGCATTTTTCTGCTGGTATAATTCAGATAGTCCCACAAACCCATTCCatttgactggagaagtgaatgCTTCTAAATATCTGCATACAGACCTACTCTACCTTGGTGATCATTCCCCATGAACAACTCTACCTTATCCCCCATTGAAGAATCACCAACAAGCACATGTACATAATAACGTCTCGACATAATCAACGTGAGCACAGAGTGCATGTCCTCAACCACTGACTCATCAACTGGACTGGTTGTTCTATGTGGTCACATGACCCCTCTGCACCTGATGAGGGGATTGCTTCGTATCAATGTGCTCATCTGACCTCGGTGCCTGTCACCCttgaggtcatgggttcaactcTCAGTCAGTACACCTTCTCATAGGATAAAGAGGATGCCTCTCTCTGACAGCACAGGCTtcaacattacattacaaattaatagagaggtctgcCCTGGGGACACTTGACCTATTGTCAGCTCACTCATGTTCTCTCATTGTATACTGAAGGCAAACAGTGACCACATGTAAACTTTCTCTTCTTTCTATTTTAAGGATGAGGGGCGGTATAAAGATCGATTGATCGTACAGCAGGTCATGGATTTCGGACGCCTTGAGATTGACACGTGACCATGGATATCTTCATGTTTAGCGGACGTTTGGAAACCAACACGTGACCATGGATATCTTCATGTTTAGCGGACGTTTGGAAACCAACACGTGACCATGGATAGCCTGATGTTTAGCGGACGTTTGGAAACCAACACGTGACCATGGATAGCCTGATGTTTAGCGGACGTTTGGAAACCAACACGTGACCATGGATAGCCTGATGTTCAGCGGACGTTTGGAAACCAACACGTGACCATGGATAGCCTGATGTTTCTCAGAACAGAGAGTGATTCATTCAGGAATGAGTTACATTTATAAAACGAGGCCAACTGCCGCATGTTGCCAGGGTGGAATGAGACATTGTGTGAGTGTGCAGTGGGATCAGAGGCAATTGAGCGAGACCAAATAAGTCTTGTTtcataaagaatgtttgtatCCAAGCATCAACTCATTTGGGGCCGGCCATTTCACTGTGTGATTCCAGTAGGCCTGTTTGCTATTAAAGGTGAGGGAAGCTATGCTCACTGCAGTACAGATCTTTTTGTTAAATATGTAGATATGTCATTTGATATCAAATAAAGCGCATTGTTTTTACATTCGagttaatatttttcatttcattttggatCATTGGACATTTGAAAGCCAACTCaactcaatttttttcagaattttgaacttgtaaatctgttcaacaattttggcgggaaaaacctaatcatgtattttgtccccggattttcaacttcactaacgcgaccatttaacctcggtcccatgagtggtcatgttacTGTATAAAACTAAACTTGGATAAAAGAAAGGAAAATCTGGTCCCCTGATGTTCAATATCATGAATGTTTACCCCCAGCAAGTGAATACAGTTCTTTCTCTCTGGCCACTACAGAGAACGGGAACACTCCTGGCCCTTGTGGAAAATTTGAACATTAATTCCACAGATTATGAAAtttcaatgcatttcattgtgatgtGCTTTAGAAGAACAATTCACTATAACCATGTGTTCACTGTTTAAGTTCTCCCTTGACCACAGCATACAACAACTCAAATATAAATAAATCCAATATAAATAGATTTACATGTAGGTGCATTACATCTCGAGTACACTGTACATTACATCTCGAGTACACTGTACATTACATCTCGAGTACACTGTACATTACATCTCGAGTACACTGCACATCAACTTATCATCATACCACAAGAAACATATTCGCTTAGTGATTCCGCCGTGGGAAAACACAGAAGCACATAAtgactattgaggaagaaaagGGCAGACCTTCCTCGCGTCCCGATATAGAAAATGCCTCATCCCAAATCCCAACAGACGACCTTGGCCCTATTGGCCGCTGTCTTCTGCCCATCctgaataaaaatataaaaatatggcTGTCGATCTCATCACAGCTATTTTCTGGTTTACTCCAGAATCCTGAAAAATACCGACCTCTCGCTATAGAAAAGGTCTGTATAACGTTTCCATGACTTCAGGTGACCCATTATTGAACAGGCCTAAGAATACCCACCTGAAACCATGGAAACTGCATTAAAGCTCAATGTTGCTTACACCCTTCAAACAAAATGAGCATGACCCAAGTAAGTAGTTTACATGGAGACTGGGAAAGACCATTTTAGATTTCAGGTAATTCCATCTCACTGTCACCCTTTCAAACAAGATGAGTATGACCCAAGTGAGTGACTTTGAGAGAGACTGGGCAAGTCCATTTTAAATTCAGGTAGTTTATGTACTGTCACTCAAcaatctgacattttctggttcCCCATCGCTGCTTGGACTAGGCCGTCGGTTGTTCATAGATGCTGTGATTCCATTGGTTGTCACGACTACTATCGGTACATCGTTATTTATTGTATTGTCAGCTGTGTCCAAGTCTTTATCCTTAGATTTTCTGATGACCTggaaacaaaagaacaatttcaaaatatgttgatcaccaattttgaaacacctggatttagaatgaactgcGCTCTACAGTGTAACTGTACCATGCACCAGTGGagccttgttttgaattcagctGTTATGTGAGGCGACTATAACGCTTTGTAGATTTGGCTGGTCCAATACACGCTATGGTCTCTGTAGGTTATAAGCACTCACCGCTTCACCTTTCCATATCAATCTGAATTCTCTCCGATATATGCTGATGCTGAACACTGTGATTAAGGTGAAGGGGACGAGGTAGAGAAGGGCAGGTTGGCCAATCTCCATAAATATGAGCGCACAGAACGTCACCAGGAGCCCGAGACCATATGCTGAAAACATAACCATTGATACAACATGAGCTGTGAGTGAAGTGTGCAGGCAGACTCTTGAGTCTCTGTCTATCATGAAGACATACATTAATACGCTTACATTGTACACCATGTCCTGCTACCTGCATACAATAGGCCTTACATTGTACACCATGTCCTGCTACCTGCATACAATAGGCCTTACATTGTACACCATGTCCTGCTATCTGCATACAATAGGCCTTACATTGTACACCATGTCCTGCTACCTGCATACAATAGGTCTTACATTGTACACCATGTCCTGCTATCTGCATACAATAGGTCTTACATTGTACACCATGTCCTGCTACCTGCATACAATAGGTCTTACATTGTACACCATGTCCTGCTATCTGCATACAATAGGTCTTACATTGTACACCATGTCCTGCTACCTGCATACAATAGGTCTTACATTGTACACCATGTCCTGCTATCTGCATACAATAGGCCTCAGATACCTGACAAATCAGATCCAAAACAAAAGAACAACGCACACTCGAACACTTCTATAGGCCTAAGCTgacttcagacaatgccaaaAGCTACTGTGAGCCTTTGTTCAAGTTGAAAGATGGTTAGAGAAGTTGCCTGGGTCGGGGTTGAATATTGGAGGCACCATTCCTTGCTGAGTTTGTCCCAATTAATAACATTATTCACTGGACAGACTTACCAACGGGAGACAGACTTACCAACAAGAGTCGCCATGAAGTAAATGCGACATCTGCTCTGCACTCTGAGATCAAAGCCATGGATGTAGGAGATGAGGAGACCTGGAATAAAGAGATTAGATTATACCATGGTTCATTCATGGGGCTGCATGGTCAAGTCATTTACGGCATCCACGACTTACCAGGTACGAGGACATCTCCAAATCCCAGCAGAGAGTAAGGAATATGGCAAAGAGCAATATCGGTCTTGATGAAGCGCGGTACCTTCAACACCATGGGGAGCTGTTCTCCCGTCGTGCTGCCCTGGCCGGTTGCCACCTGAACCATGATACTCTGCTTGCCCTGAAGGTACAACACATCAAGGGAGTATTAGAGATTGTTGATATGGAAGAGCCAGTGGCCACCTGAACCATGATACTCTGCTTGCCCTGAAGGTACAACACATCAAGGGAGTATTAGAGATTGTTGATATGGAGGAGCACCCAAGCACCTCAGAAACTTAGGCTTGTATGTAAAATGGCACTATTACCAACTAACATGACTCATCAGGCCTTCGTTTGAGGTCACAGACGCTGAGTGTTAACCTTTTACAACATTAGGACAGAAGTCCTTTGTCAAGAAGTACATATCAAATCCCGCAGCTTCTCATGTGACCTACCTTGGTGATCAGAGGCGTGATGAAGACGAAGAAGATATCATAAACGAACAGCAACAAGAGGAGGATGGTACAcgcctgaaaagaaacaaacacaGTTTGAACGTTTCCACCAAGCTTCTTGTTCAATCTTATCGTGTGCCACATTCAAGAACTGACTCTTCTCCTGCATGAGGAAAATGGGAGTATGATTGAATTCATCAGCCGTCTGCTTTCATGGTTGCCCTGGTTTTCAACAGAGACCTGGTTGAAACTAGACACAAACATGCTGAGATATATCCACAGCAATGTACACAGCAATGTACACAGCAATGTACACAGCAATGTACACAGCAATGTACACAGCAATGTACACATTGTTGTATTATCTACCAGGCAACCAAGATGGCAGACGGCTGGTGGCTTTGATCAATTGGGTACCTCTCTTTATAGGAGTTCTATTGGCAGTAATGTTTGCTTCTAAGATGTTTAAACCTATTTTGCTACGAACCTTCAGGTTGGGAAGTCGGATTGTCTTCATCATGTGGACACAGAATACTATCCCAAGGAAATCCTGCAGCACCCAGGCATATCTGAAAGGTCAAAGGTTGGAGATCATCACCATAGCAACACAAAAATATCTTCCAAGAAAGCAAAGCACACATAACCAACAAAAACAGTGTAAAAGTAGTGCCACCTACTGCCACCTACTACTGCCACTGAGCTATATAGGCAGGGTATATGAAAAAGCTGGATCATTGGAAGGCTGGATTACCTGGATTGTGCCTCATGATCACCACCACCTTGATGGATTGCAAATGCCCAAATCACAGGGataggcctacactacagtacaccatGCAGTGCTAGCTAGAGCAGCACGAGGCTGAGTATTGCAACTAAacgataggcctactggtaggcctacactacagtTCACCATGCAGTGTCAGCTACTGCAGCTGAGGATGCGCATACGATGttaatacataggcctacatcgtactcctttgacatgtttgaatgcCTCTGCTCAGTACAAGTGCAAGGGATAAGGCACCAATCTCTATACACATGGATATCATCCATTCCAGGCAGTGGTGATTCACGAGTTACAATCCAGTGATTCCAGCAGTCCAGCTTTTTCACATACCCTAGGTGGCACCTCACTTATGCCTCATGTACTCACCCGGCCTTCCTCTCGATCGCCCACCAGATCACTTATACCTCATGTACTCACCCGGCCTTCCTCTCGATTGCCCACCACCTCACTTATGCCTCATGTACTCACCCGGCCTTCCTCTCGATCGCCCACCAGATCACTTATGCCTCATGTACTCACCCGGCCTTCCTCTCGATCGCCCACCAGATCACTTATGCCTCATGTACTCACCCGGCCTTCCTCTCGATCGCCCACCAGATCACTTATGCCTCATGTACTCACCCGGCCTTCCTCTCGATCGCCCACCACCTCACTTATGCCTCATGTACTCACCCGGCCTTCCTCTCGATCGCCCACCACCTCACTTATGCCTCATGTACTCACCCGGCCTTCCTCTCGATCGCCCACCACCTCACTTATACCTCATGTACTCACCCGGCCTTCCTCTCGATCGCCCACCAGATCACTTATACCTCATGTACTCACCCGGCCTTCCTCTCGATCGCCCACCAGATCACTTATACCTCATGTACTCACCCGGCCTTCCTCTCGATCGCCCACCAGATCACAACAGCAGAACAGCAGAAGAACAGCACAATGTTCCTGATCTCAGGACGAGATGAGAGAATTGGGATCTTGTTAGGAGGCAACCTGAAAAATacaattgacctctctaatcaggacacctctctattaaagacagcacttgtcaatctcgagggtgtccttaatagagaggttctactgttcaaTAACTCCTgaacattttcaactgactTTCTGAGTCAATTTATAGGAAATGACTAGGTTATCTTGCTCACCAACGGTTTCAGGCAGCCATGCCCAAGATGAAGGGAGGGGTTGGTGTAGGTGATTGGTGTAGGGATACTCACTGTTTTGTACAGATAGGAATCTTGGCCACCACGGGCTTCAAGCAGTTGAGGGAGGGGTTGGTGTAGGCGATTGGTGTAGGGATACTCACTGTTTTGTACAGATAGGAATCTTGGCCACCACGGGCTTCAAGCAGTTGAGGGAGGGGTTGGTGTAGGTGATTGGTGTAGGGATACTCACTGTTTTGTACAGATAGGAATCTTGGCCACCACGGGCTTCAAGCAGTTGAGGGAGGGGTTGGTGTAGGCGATTGGTGTAGGGATATTCACTGTTTTTTACAGATAGGAATCTTGGCCACCACAGGCTTCAAGCAGTTGAGGGAGGGGTTGGTGTAGGTGATTGGTGTAGGGATACTCACTGTTTTGTACAGATAGGAATCTTGGCCACCACAGGCTTCAAGCAGTTGAGGGAGGGGTTGGTGTAGGTGATTGGTGTAGGGATACTCACTGTTTTGTACAGATAGGAATCTTGGCCACCACGGGCTTCAAGCAGTTGAGGGAGGGGTTGGTGTAGGTGATTGGTGTAGGGATACTCACTGTTTTGTACAGATAGGAATCTTGGCCACCACGGGCTTCAAGCAGTTGAGGGAGGGGTTGGTGTAGGTGATTGGTGTAGGGATACTCACTGTTTTGTACAGATAGGAATCTTGGCCACCACGGGCTTCAAGCAGCCATGGAGAGCAATGCAAGAGGCCAGACAGAAGAGCCCAATCACTGCGTACACTGAAACAACAAAGTGATGATatccattttgattttcaaCGTCACTAATGCGACCACcctggtaacgcgaccattcaacctcggtcccatgagtggtcgtgttccACTGTATCTCTCGATGACCATGTTCTGTAGAACCATttataaacctattgacatgaccattcatcgGCAAGGTCTCAAATAAGCACTTTTGGACGGCACCTTCAGTAAACCTATTACAAGTTTCTTACCCAAAtaatcataaaagaaataaagTGCCAACAGCATGCCGATAATCAAGATGACAAAGAATATGACAGCCAGTGGACTGACATCCAGTGTTTCCACTTCCTCAGAGGTGTCCGGTCCCTCTTCTTCATCTCGGCGCGGCATACCAGCCGTCAACTTGTTCTTTAGATATCTGGAAGGTTGAACATGAGAGTGGTGACTGACGAGAACACACATTGACAGTTCAGCTTCAGCACAATATCTTAAAGATGAAATCAGAATATGTTTACGCATTCAGGCAGTCAGCTCAAACCGCTATCGTCAGGTTGCAATGACATCAAAAATATCATAATACTTCAAACtttaaggtcaaggtcaaactccAGGTCTATGGGGAGGAGAATTCTGTGGCTAAAGTCATGTAAGAAATATCATTACAAGGTTTTTCTAATGATAAATGATTTTCATCATCAACCCAAACTTTTCCGAGTTCACAAACCCTAACATACTGTTGATGTTTGTTGACTCCCGCCCAATATGCTCCGATGAAGATTGTAAACACCGCCATTATCCAGATGAGAATCAGGTTATAATCAACACGACTGGCTGTTGCTTGGAATAACTGCAGGTTCAAGTCTGGCCCAAGTGACTGAAAAAATACagagtttacatgtacatgtagcttatgcTGTAAAAAATACAgagactttacatgtacatgtagcttatgcTGTA
Above is a genomic segment from Lineus longissimus chromosome 14, tnLinLong1.2, whole genome shotgun sequence containing:
- the LOC135498645 gene encoding tudor and KH domain-containing protein-like isoform X2, producing MVVLSIAQKVALGLALPTAALLVYLLWRSTDDDEGVDSESFVTSRQTVIEVKVPRPVVGAVIGRQGCVIKQVAQETGARIHFRDRDGDNDEEGPDRIVLIRGNMESAQNAELKIRKIIAEQPDVVVEEIHVPQRMLGKIIGRGGENIRQMMRISKCRINISRSGGDRGPNTLTPVELKGSQEQIETAKALIDEKIAEADNDRARDAVIMANRRERGRPRGDAQPVKEASLYAPDQVRMPDHGDYIEVYVSAMEHPGQFWLQLLTTSSARLDRLVDTMTTFYDDPESIQYAKVIHFNEGDIVAAPFPYDSSWYRARITKTPEGDDIDLFYVDYGDTGTVHKEKIRQIRSDFLSLPFQAVEVCLDNVTSRDEQWSEESLDLFEEITAPGKWKTLMARTKSFKGTKNGSIPCVELVDTNGSEDVYIAQKLVDLGFGVFDEPAKSADTSTVVENGDTGGATEEVETSTVDFSTAESHRHAFRDEGRYKDRLIVQQVMDFGRLEIDT
- the LOC135498645 gene encoding tudor and KH domain-containing protein-like isoform X3: MVVLSIAQKVALGLALPTAALLVYLLWRSTDDDEGVDSESFVTSRQTVIEVKVPRPVVGAVIGRQGCVIKQVAQETGARIHFRDRDGDNDEEGPDRIVLIRGNMESAQNAELKIRKIIAEQPDVVVEEIHVPQRMLGKIIGRGGENIRQMMRISKCRINISRSGGDRGPNTLTPVELKGSQEQIETAKALIDEKIAEADNDRARDAVIMANRRERGRPRGDAQPVKEASLYAPDQVRMPDHGDYIEVYVSAMEHPGQFWLQLLTTSSARLDRLVDTMTTFYDDPESIQYAKVIHFNEGDIVAAPFPYDSSWYRARITKTPEGDDIDLFYVDYGDTGTVHKEKIRQIRSDFLSLPFQAVEVCLDNVTSRDEQWSEESLDLFEEITAPGKWKTLMARTKSFKGTKNGSIPCVELVDTNGSEDVYIAQKLVDLGFGVFDEPAKSADTSTVVENGDTGGATEEDEGRYKDRLIVQQVMDFGRLEIDT
- the LOC135498645 gene encoding tudor and KH domain-containing protein-like isoform X4, with the translated sequence MVVLSIAQKVALGLALPTAALLVYLLWRSTDDDEGVDSESFVTSRQTVIEVKVPRPVVGAVIGRQGCVIKQVAQETGARIHFRDRDGDNDEEGPDRIVLIRGNMESAQNAELKIRKIIAEQPDVVVEEIHVPQRMLGKIIGRGGENIRQMMRISKCRINISRSGGDRGPNTLTPVELKGSQEQIETAKALIDEKIAEADNDRARDAVIMANRRERGRPRGDAQPVKEASLYAPDQVRMPDHGDYIEVYVSAMEHPGQFWLQLLTTSSARLDRLVDTMTTFYDDPESIQYAKVIHFNEGDIVAAPFPYDSSWYRARITKTPEGDDIDLFYVDYGDTGTVHKEKIRQIRSDFLSLPFQAVEVCLDNVTSRDEQWSEESLDLFEEITAPGKWKTLMARTKSFKGTKNGSIPCVELVDTNGSEDVYIAQKLVDLGFGVFDEPAKSADTSTVVENGDTGGATEEVTVMHSVMRGGIKID
- the LOC135498645 gene encoding tudor and KH domain-containing protein-like isoform X5 translates to MVVLSIAQKVALGLALPTAALLVYLLWRSTDDDEGVDSESFVTSRQTVIEVKVPRPVVGAVIGRQGCVIKQVAQETGARIHFRDRDGDNDEEGPDRIVLIRGNMESAQNAELKIRKIIAEQPDVVVEEIHVPQRMLGKIIGRGGENIRQMMRISKCRINISRSGGDRGPNTLTPVELKGSQEQIETAKALIDEKIAEADNDRARDAVIMANRRERGRPRGDAQPVKEASLYAPDQVRMPDHGDYIEVYVSAMEHPGQFWLQLLTTSSARLDRLVDTMTTFYDDPESIQYAKVIHFNEGDIVAAPFPYDSSWYRARITKTPEGDDIDLFYVDYGDTGTVHKEKIRQIRSDFLSLPFQAVEVCLDNVTSRDEQWSEESLDLFEEITAPGKWKTLMARTKSFKGTKNGSIPCVELVDTNGSEDVYIAQKLVDLGFGVFDEPAKSADTSTVVENGDTGGATEEVETSTVDFSTAER
- the LOC135498645 gene encoding tudor and KH domain-containing protein-like isoform X1; its protein translation is MVVLSIAQKVALGLALPTAALLVYLLWRSTDDDEGVDSESFVTSRQTVIEVKVPRPVVGAVIGRQGCVIKQVAQETGARIHFRDRDGDNDEEGPDRIVLIRGNMESAQNAELKIRKIIAEQPDVVVEEIHVPQRMLGKIIGRGGENIRQMMRISKCRINISRSGGDRGPNTLTPVELKGSQEQIETAKALIDEKIAEADNDRARDAVIMANRRERGRPRGDAQPVKEASLYAPDQVRMPDHGDYIEVYVSAMEHPGQFWLQLLTTSSARLDRLVDTMTTFYDDPESIQYAKVIHFNEGDIVAAPFPYDSSWYRARITKTPEGDDIDLFYVDYGDTGTVHKEKIRQIRSDFLSLPFQAVEVCLDNVTSRDEQWSEESLDLFEEITAPGKWKTLMARTKSFKGTKNGSIPCVELVDTNGSEDVYIAQKLVDLGFGVFDEPAKSADTSTVVENGDTGGATEEVETSTVDFSTAESHRHAFRVSLRFRFGWVPNLDFVPGCLQKSVVWCMTWERVLGCLTDATWMFLS
- the LOC135498644 gene encoding signal peptide peptidase-like 2B, whose protein sequence is MNIFCDLFTMKRFSNSLSLFVCVSFISMVSCDYGILLASVKYNDSAGHKFCLAYNPSFQDLPTNQEEAPVHKMADLMSSFGCEASSISVQLEDKVVVVKRGNCSFSDKAYNVYNDNATAMIVINMNGTVFPPGATNLSDYANINMTVAMITKEDYDQLKSLGPDLNLQLFQATASRVDYNLILIWIMAVFTIFIGAYWAGVNKHQQYLKNKLTAGMPRRDEEEGPDTSEEVETLDVSPLAVIFFVILIIGMLLALYFFYDYLVYAVIGLFCLASCIALHGCLKPVVAKIPICTKQLPPNKIPILSSRPEIRNIVLFFCCSAVVIWWAIERKAGYAWVLQDFLGIVFCVHMMKTIRLPNLKACTILLLLLFVYDIFFVFITPLITKGKQSIMVQVATGQGSTTGEQLPMVLKVPRFIKTDIALCHIPYSLLGFGDVLVPGLLISYIHGFDLRVQSRCRIYFMATLVAYGLGLLVTFCALIFMEIGQPALLYLVPFTLITVFSISIYRREFRLIWKGEAVIRKSKDKDLDTADNTINNDVPIVVVTTNGITASMNNRRPSPSSDGEPENVRLLSDST